The Asterias rubens chromosome 1, eAstRub1.3, whole genome shotgun sequence genome segment GTTGGAGATGACACAGTCCGATGTTGTAATCCTCATCGTTCCAGTTGCAGGGGGACGCAGACGAAGGGTCTCTTTCAAAACCTTCCGAAAGAGCGAGACAAGAACTTATGATATCTGTATCACTAAAGAGATCACCCCTTGCCGGTTCTGTATCCTAGCTTGGTCAGGTGGGGTTCATTACTTTAGGCTAGTGCATGAAATTTGCACTGCTGTGAACTATAGATACACGTCAAGACATTGTGGTTGAGTAATTTGTGGGAAGTAGCatctgttttttaaagtttttcttttaaagagatATGGCCTAACATCCGAATGGCCGAATggcgagggctacacttaaccaATTTGCGATATAGACTAAAATCAACTGCAAGCAAGGGCATGTTGCCACCAAATCCTGGGGCTGAGACAGGGTTAcccctagacttgactcaagtccccaggaaactactgttttgtgatgctctgcattccaaaacctgttccgcatgcGGGACAGGGACTTGACGATGTAGCAGTCGCCTGGTATGTAAATATATTCACTTATGAATATGTAACATTGTtacgttttgaccaatcaatgGGTTAAGTACTTATAGTTGAtgattaaaatacattttttaataaccaattaattataaaaaagaaagcactaaatgttcatttgaatttaAGTGATACGTTGCAACGTACATTGGGGTcggttttgttagcaaaatttgaattttaggAAGTGCAATAAAACGAGTTACTCGACACCCCCTTGCCTGCTAATGAGTTTACCCGCCCCACGTGCGTGCTGCGTATAGACGCGTGCCTTACAACGTCTTCTactgtgatgtcacagagtATAATGAATATTTTACCAGCAGGGCAGCGCTTCcacgctcccattggttttgtacatctcCCCATTTGGGGAGATTTTCCAATAACAACGTGCAGAGTAAGAAACGACCTCGTCACAGATGTCACGTCCCATTTTTGGGACCACATTTTGagggcgagcgcgcactgtactgtatgctacgggttgtttcatagtaagttgaggtaatagcttagggacctctcacacgagaatgggactttaATCAAGTCTAGGTTACTCCcgtcacagtctgtaaggatgtaagcatgggtacatccactaggagcctggcaaATACTGGTAGCATGATGAACAACCTTCCCATCTATTTATGGAGcagttatggttaagtgccttgctcaagggcacaacgAAACAAATTGTACCCATAATTGTGGCTGCGCACCAAGGCAAGTAAAGTTGGGAAATTATTACCACAAAAAGGTAAAACTTTTTAAACCAGGACCCTGAGGCTTGAGTGGTCGGTCACTTTGACGACTGGAGTGACTGCTTCTAAAATGTCCTCTGAAATTTACTTACGGCAACCATGTATTCCAACTTGGACAGATCCTCATACGGGATAAACTCTTTAGTGGAGACAACGGCATCGACTTCAGTTTTCAATCTGTAATTGGGCAGTACACATCTCAGTTATTATCTGATATGTGGATCAGGTTGgatcagtggtttctttccctgtcttCTACTCTAGGGACCCTGGTTCCAGGCTGGAGCCCTGCATGTAGACCGGGTTTTCAGCCCCATCCTGATCGCCCCATCCTGATCTAaatctgaacatttcttcttatTTCCTATCTATCCTGTTGTTTGCACTTATTGTACTGTTGAATATGTAAACTTAGTTTTGTGTCTGGAAAACAAACTCAGACAAATTTCCTAAAATAATTGAGACTGCATAAatgttttgcacaaaaaatTGATGTCCAAACTGAAATTCACAACACTCATCCATTTTAAatgtacattcataaataccttagacagtttcgttattcctattggtggagagcgcgtgacgtgggtgtgtataaacctttgtttatgaccagtaaaaagtgttgacacgtgagcttgcacctgtgcttataagacagtttcttcattcctattggtcgaaagcaacgacagttgtgccacatcacgcgatacgagCTACTCGTgacacgcacagcattcccttataaagagttgtttacccgaaggCGGCAgaagggccttaccatttcatagctggatggggtgttgtgttgaaagaaatcattgaacaattataatttttgcatttattttactttttgaccaaaagtgttgatgttttttgaccgaaaaggtatttatgaaaggGAGTCAAAGTgcgttgaatcggttttcaaatagtggtttaaacccgccgaggcctggttcttgataatttacctcaactttgtctcggtaaagttatcaagaaccaggcctcgttgggattaaaccactagttgaaaacctcttcaccacacattgattcccttagtaacaAACATTTTCTTATGAATTAGATAAGGTTAATGTTTGTATTATCAACATatcaataaaaagaaataaataattaaatttttgtcagaAAGCTTACTGTTTattcaaaaaacaatttatcTTTGAAACATGTTCCGCTGACATGAAGTcatatttgagaaaatttgtctgaaaacctaaaaaaataataacaaaatagctgattttggttgttCCAGCCCAAATTAAAGACAGTATGTTTACAAACTGAAAACTAAACAGAAATGAAAGTATTTACCTGTACATGACTTCTGGATTCTGACAGAGTTGTATCATCGTTGAGGCCAACAGGTTAGCAGTTGTCTCTTGACCTGACAGAGGAGGGAGAAGAAGTTAATAGGGATGCTAATCGATAGTATGTTCATCAATCAAACTTTGTACAACAAAATAGGGTGAAAGATTCCATTATCaggaagattttcaaatttgttcatcagatcatggaaatattggtttattttcaggagACTCTCTGCCGAAGCAGGGAGAGTTAGCAGCTCTGAGGGATAGGCTACCTGATAAAgttacagtcgactcccgttattacgagctcgcatatTACAAGGTTCCGGTTATTACAAGtttttttgccggtcccgaactgccccatgcgtgtttcaatgcattaaaatactgattatacgagcacggtagtagcgagaacacggttataacgaggtactTTGGGCGACCCATtacgagcaaaacattgttaaaaacccttttataacgagaacaatacaaaaaccaacaaaggaaatacctgtacagcCTGTCAAGTCATTATTTGTGGCTTTTAAAGACATACAAGAGGTGTTTAGTAAAGTGGACGCTACCGCTAATCACAAGTCAGCAACtgttaattccaaactccgGACCATGGAGGGATTATGAGGTTTCCATGGTTCAAACAATCCAGAAATCTTTAGAAAAGATACTGttccactgagtttataagcgcaTTATGCGTTTTCAGAAGAAAGAAACCACCCTCAACTTACAAGCAaaactagttgcgtgatcaatattattgaatgcaaagcaatattttacctggtatcccacactggcaatgaaccatctaacatgacacaggtgtttaccaatgaaaatgaagattttgttttttgttaactgCTAGCTGCGACTAGGCGTATTGCACGTGCACACAAATGCCtaccaatgaaaaccaagactctatttattgcattggcaataaactgACGGCGACCAAAGTTTTGCAAGGGAAACTTCCCAAAACATGAACGCAAGTTAAAATCTCACACATTTTTTCAATCTTTTAAAATGgtaattgattttaaaattgattttaaaactaaacttatttagttaaaacagttttattaagcccaattttgtgcttgtttgtgcagtacatcgcacacactacacgtgttgtgtgcatgcacagtgatgacgtatgtatctatatttagcgcgctgcgtttaagacgagattcggataatacgaAGAAACTGGGCCAGTCCGGCAGACCTCGtattaacgggagtcgactTTACATGTTTCAGTGGTTTAAATTTGTTCTCTTATCCTTACCAGCAAGGAAGAAAGTTGCAAACTCATCCACCATCTCGTCCATGTCTAGAGCTCCAGAAGAAGAAGCTTGAGACGCTTCAAGGATGAACGCAAGGATGTTGTTACCCAGCTGCTCCCCCCGACCAAGAGCGCtaagctgactggctatgatcTTTTGTCCAGTTTCACGTAAGACACCAATGGCGTGGCGGACTTTTGCACGGTAATCACGCTGCGTTTTGGACGGGTTGTACTAGAAGTTAACaagataaaacattttttttaaccatatgtTTTTTGCAATACTAATCCCAGTACACAGGACCTACAACGTTAAGTCCAAACTGAAGGAAAAACTAATTATGGtatagtatcttgctcaaggacacaagtccCACAACTAGGacttaaacccacactctgcagatcaGGAACACAAGAACTTGACtcagtccggtgctcttaactgctcggacACAACACACCAAGAAATCACAAGGACCAAGAAAGTGTTAAAATTCTCTGTACCTTATTCCAtggattttcaaactgtgttttCATGCCTTTAAGGGCGATGTTGAACTCCTTATTAAACGATGTTATCTTTTCAGGATCAAACTGATGGAAATTTACTCCAAAGGCAAcctaagaaaacaaaagtaaagaaGTGAAAAGATTATTAGACTTGGCTTGGTCTAGTAAtgataaagatggtcatggtggaaaactCTGAAACTTTCTTGAAATGCAAACAATATTTGCAGTAAAAAACATTAAAGGGTGTTTAATTCTTGgaactccgatgactgattgagctttgtttgttatttcatgcatttgttgggCACATGAAGTGCACTGCGATACAGCTCTTTGACAAGATATCAAAGTTGACTACCAGTTGTTCTAAGCTCAAAGCGTGATGCATATTATGAGATCTTAAATGCATACCTTTGCGATGATGTCAATGGTTGCCGTGTTCAGCTGGTCCAAGAGATGCACATTCTTTTTGCTATCTGCACTAGCACTAAGGTGCTTAACCAGCAGGTCCGAGCTTGCATTGAACTGACTAATACAAGTCTTCAGGTAGCTGTGGAGGTGAACATTTTCATTGCTACTTCAGTAATAAGTATTAAGTAAacgttttctgcttagcaggagtAGGATATCAgcagggatgagagtcattgctggcGAAAAGGTCTGAAACTAGGATAAACAGTTTAGGAGGTGTACGTGTTAAAATAATGACATTTTCACCCTTTGATAAAACCTCTGGGGTTTAGATTTCACAGAGTGGTTAGGAACAGTGTCCTCAGCAATGGAAAACCAGATTgaagagcaggatttctttatagTGTTAAAACATAACAGTTGATTTTCTTCAACAAGCAGAATTCAGATTAAAGTTCAAAATTTCTCATTGCCAAGTGCTTTAGtaaaattttctgctaagtaaaGATTAGCAGGGGATCAGTGACAAATATACACTCATGGTATGTTGGTTggtaaatttttttatttattttttcaagatttgtctgtgcttagcaggtttatGAAAGTGGGCCGTCAGCTATTCTGTGCTAAGCCATTTACACATTACCTTCGACTGAATGCAGGGTTGAATATGTCTCGTCGTTTGGCCCACAATGTATGATCTTGCTCTGTCAAAAGCCCATGGCCAAGAAATCGTGCACCATAGACCATAGCGAGGCCATCATAGGTCCAACCTTTTGGGTATATTAGACTACCTGTCACAAGTATCTcctattaaaaaacaaaacaagggatCAATCTCCCATTTTGGTAGACTTCTTGAATCCTGATTTGAAATGGACGCTgtgtaaataatattaataaataccttggacggtttcaagtctctgattggtcaaaacttGGTCACGTGTgagagtgttaacggtggtataa includes the following:
- the LOC117300170 gene encoding cholesterol 24-hydroxylase-like isoform X1, with the protein product MYRSAMASISELLVMTFGSVFLVCLIAFIASVLFLHYRHSKYSHIPGPKRRSFFLGNIQDVKEYIDKDKLFDDAMKDWGDQFGDVIVFWFLHRCIVNFFDTQAIKEILVTGSLIYPKGWTYDGLAMVYGARFLGHGLLTEQDHTLWAKRRDIFNPAFSRSYLKTCISQFNASSDLLVKHLSASADSKKNVHLLDQLNTATIDIIAKVAFGVNFHQFDPEKITSFNKEFNIALKGMKTQFENPWNKYNPSKTQRDYRAKVRHAIGVLRETGQKIIASQLSALGRGEQLGNNILAFILEASQASSSGALDMDEMVDEFATFFLAGQETTANLLASTMIQLCQNPEVMYRLKTEVDAVVSTKEFIPYEDLSKLEYMVAVLKETLRLRPPATGTMRITTSDCVISNTKIPASTVLGISFYASGRSEKHWKNPLEFIPDRFLHGNESTSGAFTPFSIGPRNCIGQQFALIEARVLLAKLIQHYNFSLVPGQSLGYTVETTMKPIDGCQVFLTPASSNQQ
- the LOC117300170 gene encoding cholesterol 24-hydroxylase-like isoform X2; amino-acid sequence: MKDWGDQFGDVIVFWFLHRCIVNFFDTQAIKEILVTGSLIYPKGWTYDGLAMVYGARFLGHGLLTEQDHTLWAKRRDIFNPAFSRSYLKTCISQFNASSDLLVKHLSASADSKKNVHLLDQLNTATIDIIAKVAFGVNFHQFDPEKITSFNKEFNIALKGMKTQFENPWNKYNPSKTQRDYRAKVRHAIGVLRETGQKIIASQLSALGRGEQLGNNILAFILEASQASSSGALDMDEMVDEFATFFLAGQETTANLLASTMIQLCQNPEVMYRLKTEVDAVVSTKEFIPYEDLSKLEYMVAVLKETLRLRPPATGTMRITTSDCVISNTKIPASTVLGISFYASGRSEKHWKNPLEFIPDRFLHGNESTSGAFTPFSIGPRNCIGQQFALIEARVLLAKLIQHYNFSLVPGQSLGYTVETTMKPIDGCQVFLTPASSNQQ